The following are encoded together in the Micromonospora lupini genome:
- a CDS encoding galactose-binding domain-containing protein, whose product MANHTTATPHHLRHPARVGLAAIAATLLAATTVTALAVTGTATPASAAGLSPFDISGRGATVPFVEQEAEKAAHNGTKIGPDRHYGTLPSEASGREAVTLDSVGEYVEFTLTAPANAVTFRHSLPDNSAGTGRDAALDLRANGTLLKSVPVTSRYGWYYGGYPFNNNPGDTNPHHFYDETRAMFGTTYPAGTKIRLQVSSTAQSPTFTIDLADFELVGAPISKPSGVLDVVTDFGADPSGATDSTAKFQAAVDAGKAQGRAVWIPTGTFTLWDHVVVDGVTLRGAGPWYSVLGGRHPTDRKRAAGIYGKYVSGGGYTGEIRSHEAGGPSRNVTLRDFAIIGDIRERVDEDQVNALGGAMTDSVVDNLWLENTKVGAWMDGPMDNFTIRNSRILDQTADGVNFHTGVTNSTVTNTFVRNTGDDALAMWAQSVPNVKNSFTHNTIGVTLLANHLVSYGGRDITISDNVTADSITNGGGIHVANRYPGVQGDTAVRGTWTIARNTLIRNGNSDYNWNFGVGAIWFSALNEAFQQATINITDTDILDSSYAALHWIEGQTSGINLNNVRIDGAGTYALQVQAPSQVSFTNVRATNIAQSNPMHNCVGGGFQITQGSGNSGWYTSTPYCGPWPEPQWGGGPSNPPTTGPTTAPPTTAAPTTAPPTTPPPTGGNLALNRSTTATSTNQNYTAGNAVDGNAGTYWESANNAFPQSLTVDLGAARSVDRVVLKLPAGWERRTQTLSVLGSTDGSSYATLASSAGRVFDPGSGNTVSIGLPSGDRRYIRVTVTGNTGWSAAQLSEIEVYGGTATTAPPTTAPPTTAPPTTAPPTTPPPSGNLAAGRSVTETSHSDVYAGTNTVDGNANTYWESANNAFPQSLTVDLGATRSVSRVVLKLPPSSAWQTRTQTLAVLGSTTGSSFTTLKASAGYTFNPASGNTVTVTFTATSQRYLRLTFTGNTGWPAGQLSEFEVYSS is encoded by the coding sequence ATGGCCAACCACACCACCGCCACCCCGCACCACCTCCGACACCCGGCACGCGTCGGGCTGGCCGCGATCGCCGCCACCCTGCTCGCCGCCACCACGGTGACCGCCCTCGCTGTCACCGGCACCGCCACCCCGGCCTCGGCGGCCGGGTTGTCCCCCTTCGACATCTCCGGCCGGGGCGCGACAGTTCCGTTCGTCGAACAGGAGGCGGAGAAGGCTGCGCACAACGGCACGAAGATCGGCCCGGACCGTCACTACGGCACGCTGCCGTCGGAGGCGTCCGGCCGCGAGGCGGTCACCCTCGACTCCGTCGGCGAGTACGTCGAGTTCACGCTCACCGCTCCTGCCAACGCGGTCACCTTCCGGCACAGCCTGCCGGACAACTCGGCCGGCACCGGCCGGGACGCCGCCCTCGACCTACGGGCCAACGGCACCCTGCTGAAGTCGGTTCCGGTGACGTCCCGGTACGGCTGGTACTACGGCGGATACCCGTTCAACAACAACCCGGGCGACACGAACCCGCACCACTTCTACGACGAGACCCGGGCGATGTTCGGCACCACCTACCCGGCCGGTACGAAGATCCGGTTGCAGGTCTCCTCGACCGCCCAGTCGCCGACGTTCACCATCGACCTGGCCGACTTCGAGCTGGTGGGCGCACCTATCAGCAAGCCCTCCGGTGTGCTCGACGTGGTCACCGACTTCGGCGCCGACCCGAGTGGCGCGACGGACTCCACAGCGAAGTTCCAGGCCGCGGTCGACGCCGGTAAGGCCCAGGGCCGGGCCGTCTGGATCCCGACCGGCACGTTCACCCTGTGGGACCACGTGGTGGTCGACGGGGTGACCCTGCGCGGCGCCGGTCCCTGGTATTCGGTGCTCGGCGGGCGGCACCCCACCGACCGTAAGCGGGCCGCAGGCATCTACGGCAAGTACGTCTCCGGCGGCGGCTACACGGGTGAGATCCGGTCGCACGAGGCCGGCGGGCCGAGCCGCAACGTCACACTGCGGGACTTCGCCATCATCGGCGACATCCGCGAACGGGTGGACGAGGACCAGGTCAACGCCCTGGGCGGGGCGATGACCGACTCGGTGGTGGACAACCTGTGGTTGGAGAACACAAAGGTCGGGGCGTGGATGGACGGCCCGATGGACAACTTCACGATCCGCAACAGCCGCATCCTGGACCAGACCGCGGACGGGGTGAACTTCCACACCGGCGTCACCAACTCGACTGTGACAAACACGTTCGTCCGCAACACCGGCGACGACGCCCTGGCGATGTGGGCGCAGAGCGTGCCGAACGTCAAGAACTCGTTCACGCACAACACCATCGGTGTGACGCTGCTGGCGAACCACCTGGTCAGCTACGGCGGTCGGGACATCACGATCTCCGACAACGTGACTGCCGACTCGATCACCAACGGCGGTGGCATCCACGTCGCCAACCGCTACCCGGGTGTGCAGGGCGACACCGCGGTCCGGGGCACCTGGACGATCGCCCGGAACACGCTGATCCGCAACGGCAACTCGGACTACAACTGGAACTTCGGCGTCGGGGCGATCTGGTTCTCCGCCCTCAACGAGGCGTTCCAGCAGGCCACCATCAACATCACCGACACCGACATCCTGGACAGCTCGTACGCCGCCCTGCACTGGATCGAGGGCCAGACCAGCGGGATCAACCTCAACAACGTACGGATCGACGGCGCCGGCACGTACGCGCTCCAGGTGCAGGCGCCCAGCCAGGTGTCGTTCACGAACGTGCGGGCCACGAACATCGCGCAGAGCAACCCGATGCACAACTGCGTGGGCGGCGGCTTCCAGATCACCCAGGGCAGCGGCAATTCGGGCTGGTACACGTCCACCCCGTACTGCGGGCCGTGGCCGGAGCCGCAGTGGGGTGGCGGCCCCAGCAACCCGCCGACGACCGGCCCCACCACCGCGCCACCCACCACCGCTGCACCCACCACCGCGCCGCCGACCACGCCGCCACCCACCGGCGGGAACCTGGCGCTGAACCGGTCGACGACCGCGACCAGCACCAACCAGAACTACACGGCGGGCAACGCCGTGGACGGCAACGCGGGCACCTACTGGGAGAGCGCCAACAACGCCTTCCCGCAGTCGCTGACCGTGGACCTGGGCGCGGCCCGTTCGGTCGACCGGGTGGTGCTCAAGCTGCCCGCCGGCTGGGAACGCCGTACCCAGACCCTGTCGGTGCTGGGCTCCACCGACGGGTCGTCGTACGCCACCCTGGCGTCGTCCGCCGGCCGGGTCTTCGACCCCGGCAGCGGCAACACCGTCTCGATCGGTCTGCCCTCCGGTGACCGCCGCTACATCCGGGTCACCGTCACCGGCAACACCGGCTGGTCGGCCGCCCAGCTCAGCGAGATCGAGGTGTACGGCGGCACCGCCACCACGGCACCGCCGACCACCGCACCCCCGACGACGGCACCGCCGACCACCGCCCCGCCGACCACGCCCCCGCCCAGTGGCAACCTCGCGGCCGGACGGTCGGTCACCGAGACCAGCCACTCCGACGTGTACGCGGGGACCAACACGGTGGACGGCAACGCGAACACCTACTGGGAGAGCGCCAACAACGCCTTCCCGCAGTCGCTGACTGTTGACCTCGGCGCCACCCGTTCGGTGTCCCGGGTCGTGCTGAAGCTGCCGCCGTCGTCGGCGTGGCAGACCCGTACGCAGACGCTGGCGGTGCTCGGCTCCACCACCGGCTCGTCCTTCACCACTCTGAAGGCGTCCGCCGGCTACACCTTCAACCCGGCCAGCGGCAACACGGTCACCGTGACCTTCACGGCGACCAGCCAGCGATACCTGCGGCTGACCTTCACCGGCAACACCGGCTGGCCCGCCGGTCAGCTCAGCGAGTTCGAGGTCTACTCCAGCTAG
- a CDS encoding discoidin domain-containing protein, which translates to MSRNGPTRGTPRTGSPGPFPRAGRLPARRRLLAGTLAGLLLAAAPALTPASAAATTKPAPAPAAAGSARAALLAGLSATMSASSYNQNYVASNANDGNASTYWESANNAFPQWIQADLGATVNVDRVVLKLPPSSDWQTRTQTLSILGSTNGSSFTTLKASGGYTFDPGTGNTATVSFTAASTRYVRVQVTGNSGWPAAQLSEVEVYGASGSTDTQAPSAPGNLAYTQPASGQIRLTWSASSDNVGVTGYDVYANGGLRGSVSGSTLTYTDSQSDSATVSYYVRAKDAAGNQSSNSNTVTRTGTGTPPTGTNLAVGKPITASGYVHTFVATNANDNNVATYWEGNGNPSTLTVQLGANASLSQVVLKLNPDSSWGTRTQNITVLGRDQGSSTFTTLVGAANYTFNPSSGNTVTIPVSGAAADVRLSIASNSGAPAGQVAEFQVIGTPAPNPDLTVTGMSVSPSAPVETSTISLSATVRNAGSAASGATNVNFYLGSTRVGTASVGGLAAGASTTVSASIGTRDAGSYPLSAKVDEANAVVEQDDTNNSYSNPSPLVVSPVATSDLVASAVAWSPGNPSAGNTVTFSVSIRNAGSVASASGSHGITLTVLNESGTVVRTLTGSYSGVINAGATVGPVNLGTWTAANGKYTVRVVLAADSNELPVKQGNNTSDRPLFVGRGANMPYDMYEAEDGVVGGGAAVVGPNRTVGDVAGEASGRRAVTLNSTGSYVEFTTRASTNTLVTRFSIPDASGGGGINSTLNIYVNGTFHKAIDLTSRYAWLYGNETGPGNSPSAGGPRHIYDEANVMLNSTVPAGSKIRLQKDSANTTNYAIDFINTEQVSPIANPDSARYATPAGFTHQDVQNALDRVRMDTTGNLIGVYLPAGTYSTSSKFQVYGKAVKVTGAGPWYTRFNAPSGQENTDIGFRAENSAAGSSFANFAYFGNYTSRIDGPGKVFDFANVSNIVIDNIWAEHQVCLYWGANTDYMTIKNSRIRNLFADGVNMTNGSTNNLVSNNDARATGDDSFALFSAIDSGGADMRDNIYENLSSTLTWRAAGVAVYGGYGNTFRNIYIADTLVYSGITISSLDFGYPMNGFGASPPTRFENISIVRAGGHFWGGQTFPAIWVFSASKVFQGIRVSDVDIVDPTYSGIMFQTNYVGGQPQFPVTDTVFTNISISGARKSGDAYDAKSGFGIWVNEMPESGQGPAVGSVTFNNLQLSNNAVDIRNTTSTFTINRS; encoded by the coding sequence ATGTCGAGAAACGGCCCCACCCGAGGCACCCCGCGTACCGGCTCGCCCGGTCCCTTCCCCCGAGCCGGCCGACTGCCGGCCCGCCGACGGCTGCTCGCCGGCACGCTCGCCGGACTGCTCCTCGCCGCCGCCCCCGCCCTCACCCCCGCGAGCGCGGCAGCGACGACCAAGCCGGCTCCGGCTCCGGCTGCGGCCGGGTCCGCCCGCGCGGCCCTGCTCGCCGGGCTCTCCGCCACCATGAGCGCCAGCAGCTACAACCAGAACTACGTGGCGAGCAACGCCAACGACGGCAACGCCTCGACCTACTGGGAGAGCGCCAACAACGCGTTCCCGCAGTGGATCCAGGCCGACCTCGGCGCCACAGTGAACGTGGACCGGGTGGTGCTCAAGCTCCCGCCGTCCTCGGACTGGCAGACCCGTACGCAGACGCTGTCGATCCTCGGCTCCACGAACGGCTCGTCCTTCACCACCCTGAAGGCGTCCGGCGGCTACACGTTCGACCCGGGCACCGGCAACACGGCGACCGTCAGCTTCACCGCGGCCAGCACCCGCTACGTACGGGTGCAGGTCACCGGCAACTCCGGCTGGCCGGCCGCCCAGTTGTCCGAGGTCGAGGTGTACGGCGCCAGCGGCAGCACCGACACCCAGGCCCCCAGCGCCCCCGGCAACCTGGCCTACACCCAGCCGGCCAGCGGCCAGATCCGCCTCACCTGGTCGGCGTCCAGCGACAACGTGGGCGTGACCGGGTACGACGTGTACGCGAACGGCGGGCTGCGCGGCAGCGTCAGCGGCTCGACGCTCACGTACACCGACAGCCAGTCGGACAGCGCCACCGTCTCGTACTACGTGCGGGCCAAGGACGCGGCCGGCAACCAGTCGTCGAACAGCAACACGGTGACCCGGACCGGCACCGGCACCCCGCCGACCGGCACCAACCTGGCGGTCGGCAAGCCGATCACCGCCTCCGGGTACGTGCACACGTTCGTGGCCACCAACGCCAACGACAACAACGTGGCCACCTACTGGGAGGGCAACGGCAACCCGAGCACGCTCACCGTGCAGCTCGGCGCGAACGCCAGCCTCAGCCAGGTCGTGTTGAAGCTCAACCCGGACTCCTCCTGGGGCACGCGTACCCAGAACATCACGGTGTTGGGCCGGGACCAGGGCTCGTCGACCTTCACCACCCTGGTCGGCGCGGCGAACTACACCTTCAACCCGTCCAGCGGCAACACGGTGACCATCCCGGTCTCCGGCGCCGCGGCCGACGTACGGCTCTCGATCGCCTCGAACTCCGGCGCACCGGCCGGGCAGGTGGCCGAGTTCCAGGTCATCGGCACCCCCGCGCCGAACCCGGATCTCACAGTGACAGGCATGTCGGTCAGCCCGTCCGCGCCTGTGGAGACGAGCACCATCTCGCTCTCGGCCACCGTGCGCAACGCCGGCTCGGCCGCCTCCGGGGCCACCAACGTCAACTTCTACCTGGGCTCCACCCGGGTCGGCACCGCGTCGGTCGGCGGCCTGGCGGCCGGCGCCTCGACCACTGTCAGCGCGAGCATCGGCACCCGCGACGCGGGCAGCTACCCGCTCAGCGCGAAGGTCGACGAGGCCAACGCCGTCGTCGAGCAGGACGACACCAACAACAGCTACTCCAACCCGAGCCCGCTCGTGGTGAGCCCGGTCGCCACCAGTGACCTGGTCGCCTCTGCGGTGGCCTGGTCGCCGGGCAACCCGTCGGCAGGCAACACGGTCACCTTCTCCGTGTCGATCCGCAACGCCGGCAGCGTGGCGTCCGCGTCCGGGTCGCACGGCATCACGCTCACCGTGCTCAACGAATCGGGCACCGTGGTCCGTACCCTGACCGGCTCGTACTCCGGTGTGATCAACGCCGGGGCCACAGTCGGCCCGGTCAACCTGGGCACCTGGACGGCCGCGAACGGCAAGTACACGGTCCGGGTCGTGCTCGCCGCCGACAGCAACGAACTGCCGGTCAAGCAGGGCAACAACACAAGTGACCGGCCGCTCTTCGTCGGTCGCGGCGCCAACATGCCGTACGACATGTACGAGGCCGAGGACGGCGTGGTCGGCGGCGGCGCGGCTGTCGTGGGCCCGAACCGGACCGTCGGCGACGTGGCCGGTGAGGCGTCCGGCCGGCGTGCGGTGACCCTCAACTCGACCGGCAGCTACGTCGAGTTCACCACCCGGGCCAGCACCAACACCCTCGTCACCCGCTTCTCCATCCCCGACGCGTCGGGCGGCGGGGGCATCAACTCGACGCTGAACATCTACGTCAACGGCACGTTCCACAAGGCCATCGACCTGACGTCCCGCTACGCCTGGCTGTACGGCAACGAGACCGGCCCGGGCAACTCGCCGAGCGCGGGTGGACCGCGGCACATCTACGACGAAGCCAACGTCATGCTCAACTCGACGGTCCCGGCCGGCAGCAAGATCCGCCTCCAGAAGGACTCGGCCAACACCACCAACTACGCCATCGACTTCATCAACACCGAGCAGGTCTCGCCGATCGCGAACCCGGACTCGGCCCGCTACGCGACGCCGGCCGGCTTCACCCACCAGGACGTGCAGAACGCCCTGGACCGGGTGCGGATGGACACCACAGGCAACCTGATCGGGGTGTACCTGCCCGCCGGCACCTACTCCACCTCGTCGAAGTTCCAGGTGTACGGCAAGGCGGTCAAGGTGACCGGCGCCGGGCCCTGGTACACCCGGTTCAACGCCCCCTCCGGCCAGGAGAACACCGACATCGGCTTCCGGGCCGAGAACTCGGCGGCCGGATCGTCGTTCGCGAACTTCGCCTACTTCGGCAACTACACCTCGCGCATCGACGGGCCGGGCAAGGTGTTCGACTTCGCCAACGTGTCGAACATTGTGATCGACAACATCTGGGCCGAGCACCAGGTCTGCCTCTACTGGGGCGCCAACACCGACTACATGACGATCAAGAACTCGCGGATCCGCAACCTGTTCGCCGACGGCGTCAACATGACCAACGGCAGCACCAACAACCTGGTCAGCAACAACGACGCCCGGGCCACCGGCGATGACAGCTTCGCGCTGTTCTCGGCGATCGACTCGGGCGGCGCGGACATGCGGGACAACATCTACGAGAACCTGTCCTCGACCCTGACCTGGCGGGCCGCCGGTGTCGCCGTCTACGGCGGCTACGGCAACACGTTCCGCAACATCTACATCGCGGACACGCTCGTCTACTCAGGCATCACCATCAGCTCGCTCGACTTCGGCTACCCGATGAACGGATTCGGCGCGAGCCCGCCGACCCGTTTCGAGAACATCTCGATCGTGCGTGCCGGTGGACACTTCTGGGGAGGGCAGACCTTCCCGGCGATCTGGGTCTTCTCCGCCTCGAAGGTGTTCCAGGGCATCCGGGTCAGCGACGTGGACATCGTCGACCCGACCTACAGCGGCATCATGTTCCAGACCAACTACGTCGGTGGGCAGCCGCAGTTCCCGGTCACCGACACGGTCTTCACCAACATCTCGATCAGCGGCGCCCGCAAGAGCGGTGACGCCTACGACGCCAAGTCCGGCTTCGGCATCTGGGTCAACGAGATGCCCGAGTCCGGGCAGGGGCCGGCCGTCGGGTCGGTGACCTTCAACAACCTGCAGTTGAGCAACAACGCGGTGGACATCAGGAACACCACCTCGACCTTCACCATCAACCGCAGCTGA
- a CDS encoding crotonase/enoyl-CoA hydratase family protein — MGVRVERAGAVTTVVLDRAAARNAVDGPTARALADAFRAFDADPEAAVAVLWGAGGTFCAGADLKAIGTPSGNRVEPEGDGPMGPTRMALSKPVIAAISGYAVAGGLELALWCDLRVAESDATLGVFCRRWGVPLVDGGTVRLPRLIGESRALDLILTGRAVPADEAYTMGLVNRVVPPGQARAAAEELAAAIARHPQTCLRNDRAAVLAGAGRPESEALATELAYGLDSLATDAAAGAARFAAGEGRHGAMPPGG, encoded by the coding sequence ATGGGTGTGCGGGTGGAGCGGGCTGGTGCGGTTACCACTGTGGTGCTCGACCGGGCGGCCGCGCGGAACGCCGTCGACGGGCCTACCGCGCGGGCACTGGCGGACGCGTTTCGCGCCTTCGACGCCGATCCGGAGGCCGCGGTGGCCGTGCTCTGGGGTGCCGGCGGCACGTTCTGCGCAGGCGCCGACCTCAAGGCGATCGGCACGCCGAGCGGCAACCGGGTCGAGCCGGAGGGCGACGGCCCGATGGGTCCGACCCGCATGGCGTTGAGCAAGCCGGTGATCGCGGCGATCTCCGGGTACGCGGTGGCCGGCGGCCTGGAGCTGGCGCTCTGGTGCGACCTGCGGGTCGCCGAGTCCGACGCCACGCTCGGAGTGTTCTGCCGACGCTGGGGAGTGCCGCTTGTCGACGGCGGAACGGTCCGGCTACCTCGGCTGATCGGTGAGAGCCGCGCCCTGGACCTGATCCTCACCGGGCGGGCGGTGCCCGCCGACGAGGCGTACACCATGGGGTTGGTCAACCGGGTGGTGCCGCCGGGCCAGGCACGGGCGGCAGCCGAGGAACTGGCGGCGGCGATCGCCAGGCATCCGCAGACCTGCCTGCGCAACGACCGGGCGGCGGTGCTGGCCGGCGCCGGACGGCCCGAGTCGGAGGCGCTGGCGACCGAGTTGGCGTACGGGTTGGATTCGCTGGCCACCGACGCGGCGGCCGGGGCAGCCCGGTTCGCGGCCGGCGAGGGCCGGCACGGCGCGATGCCGCCGGGAGGGTGA
- a CDS encoding DUF2231 domain-containing protein yields the protein MRALLTKVEQDSRLDRAGDRLQKVVLGTLRPRRLRDLLHGVTLGHPLHPAMVQVPVGAWISAAVLDLMPGQRRPATVLVGLGTVSALPAAVAGLNDWAALSRDQRRVGLVHAAANTVGVGLYAGSLAARLSGRHGVGRALGFLGLSAVSLGAYIGGHLAYKQGAQVNQSVSELHRMTDGWHSLADMATLPQRTLITREVDDDISVILYRHGDEVTVMLERCPHQSGPLGEGEVQEIDGHACVVCPWHGSAFRLNGGEVMQGPSGNDQQILPTRIQDGVLQARLP from the coding sequence GTGCGAGCACTTTTGACGAAAGTCGAGCAGGACTCCCGGCTGGACCGCGCGGGTGACCGGTTGCAGAAGGTGGTCCTCGGCACGCTGCGACCGCGGCGGCTGCGGGACCTACTGCACGGTGTGACGTTGGGGCATCCGCTGCATCCGGCGATGGTGCAGGTGCCGGTCGGCGCGTGGATCAGCGCCGCCGTGCTGGACCTGATGCCGGGTCAGCGCCGGCCGGCCACCGTACTGGTCGGTCTGGGCACCGTCAGCGCGCTGCCGGCGGCGGTCGCCGGTCTGAACGACTGGGCGGCGCTCTCCCGGGACCAGCGCCGGGTCGGCCTGGTGCACGCCGCCGCGAACACCGTCGGCGTCGGCCTCTACGCCGGCTCGCTGGCGGCAAGGCTCTCCGGGCGGCACGGCGTCGGTCGGGCGCTCGGCTTCCTCGGCCTCTCCGCCGTCAGCCTCGGCGCGTACATCGGTGGCCACCTGGCGTACAAGCAGGGCGCTCAGGTCAACCAGAGCGTGTCCGAGCTGCACCGGATGACCGACGGCTGGCACTCGCTTGCCGACATGGCCACGCTGCCGCAGCGCACACTGATCACCCGGGAGGTCGACGACGACATCTCGGTGATCCTCTACCGCCACGGTGACGAGGTCACCGTGATGCTGGAGCGCTGCCCGCACCAGAGCGGACCGCTCGGCGAGGGCGAGGTCCAGGAGATCGACGGCCACGCCTGTGTGGTCTGCCCGTGGCACGGCAGCGCGTTCCGACTCAACGGCGGCGAGGTCATGCAGGGGCCTTCCGGCAACGACCAGCAGATCCTGCCCACCCGGATCCAGGACGGCGTCCTCCAGGCCCGCCTGCCCTGA
- a CDS encoding LysM peptidoglycan-binding domain-containing protein codes for MSASGRSVVRRTGRVLTGVGALVVLCALVVGAPVALLAFAGNPLPDHLPTLAEMGTALTSRDDGQLFLRALALAGWFGWATFAFSVVVELGAQSLRRPAPKLPGMSRQQKAAAALVGSVALILAASPAAASAAAIYTGPAYAQSSASTGAARLPDRGSLGVAGSGPLATTGSGPIRTAGSGPLGLVAPPGPGAGDQAAPVYRVARGDYLGEVAERYLDEFDDYRQLAKLNRLDDPDRIRPGQLLRLPAEATDQGAHPHATGKLVGRPAAPKPQAPRPTPERTAPERAEQAPPGGTEPTGQAPSMTVGAARAGTTDRVNRPLAVSAVLAVASIVGAQIGAVLGLRRRPATAGAAPRLTAATRAPRGGSGRSSGSSRSGRRSSGAAWAASRAAAATESTAAPTGGPAFGGTTAWTGEKGRTGDEGWTGTEGWTGDDQRGLAAGGPGWDAVPDEPSTGRHRRG; via the coding sequence ATGTCCGCATCGGGTCGGTCCGTCGTACGGCGGACCGGACGCGTCCTCACCGGCGTCGGCGCGCTCGTCGTGCTCTGCGCTCTGGTGGTGGGCGCGCCGGTCGCGCTGCTCGCCTTCGCGGGCAATCCCCTGCCCGACCATCTACCCACCCTCGCCGAGATGGGCACCGCCCTGACCAGCCGCGACGACGGGCAGCTCTTCCTGCGGGCTCTGGCGCTGGCCGGCTGGTTCGGCTGGGCCACGTTCGCCTTCTCCGTCGTGGTCGAGCTGGGTGCGCAGAGCCTGCGCCGGCCCGCGCCGAAGCTGCCGGGGATGAGCCGCCAGCAGAAGGCCGCCGCCGCGCTTGTCGGTTCGGTCGCGCTGATCCTCGCGGCCAGCCCGGCCGCCGCCAGCGCCGCCGCGATCTACACCGGTCCGGCGTACGCCCAGTCGAGCGCGTCGACAGGCGCCGCCCGACTGCCCGACCGTGGGTCGCTCGGAGTGGCCGGGAGCGGGCCGCTCGCGACGACCGGCAGCGGGCCGATCAGAACGGCCGGCAGCGGGCCGCTCGGACTGGTCGCGCCACCCGGGCCGGGCGCCGGCGACCAGGCCGCTCCGGTGTATCGCGTGGCGCGGGGCGACTACCTCGGAGAGGTGGCCGAGCGGTACCTCGACGAGTTCGACGACTATCGACAGCTCGCCAAGCTGAACCGGTTGGACGACCCGGATCGGATTCGCCCCGGCCAACTGCTCCGGCTTCCGGCGGAGGCCACCGACCAGGGCGCTCACCCACACGCCACAGGCAAGCTCGTCGGCCGGCCCGCCGCGCCCAAGCCGCAGGCCCCACGACCGACACCGGAGCGGACCGCGCCGGAGCGGGCGGAGCAGGCACCCCCCGGCGGTACGGAGCCGACAGGTCAGGCACCCTCGATGACCGTCGGCGCGGCACGGGCCGGAACCACCGACCGGGTGAACCGACCGCTGGCGGTCTCCGCCGTCCTGGCTGTGGCGAGCATCGTGGGGGCGCAGATCGGAGCGGTTCTCGGGTTGCGCCGCCGCCCGGCCACCGCCGGTGCCGCCCCTCGGTTGACCGCGGCCACCCGCGCGCCCCGAGGTGGCTCGGGTCGGAGCAGCGGCAGCTCCCGCAGCGGCCGTCGGAGCAGCGGTGCCGCGTGGGCCGCCAGTCGTGCGGCGGCAGCCACCGAGAGCACGGCGGCACCGACCGGAGGCCCCGCCTTCGGCGGCACAACGGCCTGGACCGGCGAGAAGGGCCGGACCGGCGACGAGGGCTGGACCGGCACAGAGGGCTGGACCGGCGATGACCAGCGCGGACTCGCCGCCGGCGGGCCCGGCTGGGATGCCGTGCCGGACGAACCGTCGACCGGTCGGCACCGACGCGGCTGA
- a CDS encoding pilus assembly protein TadG-related protein — protein sequence MNARPLSGDHGRVSIFLAVAMVGVLAIVGLSFDGAGQLRTLQRADNLAAEAARAGGQAIDRATAIEGGPTRIDQRQARVAVADYLTAAGTTGHTVSFPQIAGEIVVRVRVTITYRRSMLGLFGFADRVTVTGEATARAITAGP from the coding sequence ATGAACGCCCGTCCGCTGTCCGGCGACCACGGGCGGGTCAGCATCTTCCTGGCGGTGGCGATGGTCGGCGTACTGGCCATCGTCGGGCTCTCCTTCGACGGCGCCGGGCAGCTGCGCACGCTGCAACGCGCCGACAACCTGGCCGCCGAGGCGGCCCGCGCGGGCGGGCAGGCCATCGACCGGGCCACCGCGATCGAGGGCGGGCCGACGCGAATCGACCAGCGGCAGGCCCGCGTCGCCGTCGCCGACTACCTCACCGCCGCCGGCACCACCGGTCACACCGTCAGCTTCCCGCAGATCGCCGGGGAGATCGTCGTCCGGGTACGCGTCACGATCACCTACCGCCGCTCGATGCTCGGGCTGTTCGGCTTCGCCGACCGGGTCACCGTCACCGGCGAGGCGACCGCGCGAGCCATCACCGCAGGACCGTAG
- a CDS encoding TadE/TadG family type IV pilus assembly protein — translation MNRAAERGSVSIEVAVLAPAIIALMVLAGVAGRSAVAAEALDTAAHDAARAASISRTAGDARKAARDAARQQLDWRGLACTGAPTLRFTGSVGGTATSFDDAYRSALGQDATVTVEIVCQVSFRDLRLAAVPGMPSENRIVARFTSPLDRYRSRG, via the coding sequence GTGAACCGGGCCGCCGAGCGGGGCTCGGTCTCCATCGAGGTGGCGGTGCTCGCGCCCGCGATCATCGCGCTGATGGTGCTGGCCGGCGTGGCCGGACGCAGCGCGGTGGCGGCCGAGGCTCTCGACACCGCCGCGCACGACGCGGCCCGCGCCGCCTCGATCTCCCGGACTGCGGGCGACGCCCGGAAGGCGGCCCGGGACGCGGCCCGGCAACAGTTGGACTGGCGGGGTCTGGCCTGCACCGGCGCTCCGACGCTGAGGTTCACCGGCTCGGTCGGCGGCACCGCCACCAGCTTCGACGACGCCTACCGCAGCGCGCTCGGGCAGGACGCCACGGTCACCGTCGAGATCGTCTGTCAGGTGTCCTTCCGCGACCTGCGGCTCGCCGCCGTGCCCGGGATGCCAAGCGAGAACCGCATCGTGGCACGGTTCACCTCGCCACTGGACCGCTACCGGAGCCGGGGATGA